The following coding sequences lie in one Magnetococcales bacterium genomic window:
- a CDS encoding CTP synthase, producing MAKFVFVTGGVMSSLGKGLAAASLGCLLQARGYKVTIQKLDPYLNVDPGTMSPYQHGEVFVTDDGAETDLDLGHYERFLGVPMGRGNNFTTGRIYQRVIRKERRGDYLGSTVQVIPHVTDAIKDAIESVAGDFDLVIVEIGGTVGDIESLPFLEAIRQMRIDMGRDHTLFVHLTLVPFILTAGEHKTKPTQHSVKELRAIGIQPDVLLCRSDREIPINEKKKIALFCNVDQDAVVSCVDQDTIYRVPFALYREGFGRKILSLLNLPNREPDLTAWEQVLEKVINPRTKLTIGVVGKYLELKDAYKSIVEALHHGGIANDCRVTLRWVDAESLQENTVEAQLRGVNGILVPGGFGERGIEGKILAIRFAREQRLPYLGICLGMQMAVVEYARHVLGLEQANSTEFDPHTPHPVVALMTEWVDGEQLQKREKSHDKGGTMRLGSYPCHLQDGSRAAQAYATQTISERHRHRFEINTNFRQQLEGAGLLFSGVSPDGRLMEIVELPGHPFFLACQFHPEFKSRPRDPHPLFAAFIQAGLAFKNIH from the coding sequence ATGGCAAAATTTGTTTTCGTAACCGGCGGCGTCATGTCATCTCTGGGCAAGGGACTGGCGGCGGCCTCCCTGGGGTGCCTGTTGCAGGCTCGTGGCTACAAGGTCACCATCCAGAAACTGGATCCCTATCTCAATGTGGACCCAGGCACCATGAGCCCCTACCAGCATGGCGAGGTTTTCGTCACCGATGACGGCGCGGAGACCGACCTGGATCTGGGACACTACGAGCGTTTTCTCGGAGTTCCCATGGGACGGGGGAACAATTTCACCACGGGCCGGATTTACCAGCGGGTGATCCGCAAGGAGCGCCGTGGAGACTATCTGGGCTCGACCGTTCAGGTGATCCCCCATGTCACCGACGCTATCAAAGATGCCATCGAGAGCGTCGCCGGAGACTTCGATCTGGTCATCGTCGAAATCGGCGGCACCGTGGGCGACATCGAATCCCTACCCTTTCTCGAAGCGATCCGCCAGATGCGCATCGACATGGGTCGGGACCACACCCTCTTTGTCCATCTGACCCTGGTTCCGTTCATTCTTACCGCCGGGGAGCACAAAACCAAACCCACCCAGCACTCGGTCAAGGAGTTGCGTGCCATCGGCATCCAACCTGACGTTCTGCTCTGCCGCAGCGACCGGGAGATCCCCATCAACGAAAAAAAGAAAATTGCCTTGTTCTGCAACGTGGATCAGGATGCCGTCGTCTCATGTGTGGACCAGGATACCATCTATCGGGTGCCCTTTGCCCTCTACCGGGAAGGATTTGGCCGGAAGATTCTCTCCCTGCTCAACCTTCCCAACCGGGAACCCGATCTGACCGCCTGGGAACAGGTTCTGGAAAAAGTCATCAATCCGCGCACCAAACTGACCATCGGTGTCGTGGGCAAATATTTGGAACTCAAGGATGCCTATAAATCCATCGTCGAGGCCCTGCACCACGGGGGCATCGCCAACGACTGCCGGGTCACCCTCCGTTGGGTAGACGCCGAATCCCTCCAGGAAAATACCGTCGAGGCCCAGCTGCGTGGCGTCAACGGCATTCTGGTGCCCGGCGGCTTTGGTGAACGTGGCATCGAAGGCAAAATTCTGGCCATCCGCTTTGCCCGGGAACAACGGCTCCCCTACCTGGGCATCTGCCTCGGCATGCAAATGGCCGTGGTGGAGTATGCCCGGCACGTCCTGGGCCTCGAACAGGCCAACTCCACCGAGTTCGACCCCCACACCCCCCACCCTGTGGTAGCCCTCATGACGGAATGGGTCGATGGCGAGCAGTTGCAAAAGCGGGAAAAAAGCCATGACAAGGGCGGCACCATGCGGCTCGGGTCCTACCCCTGCCACCTGCAAGACGGAAGCCGCGCCGCCCAGGCCTACGCCACACAAACCATTTCCGAGCGGCACCGCCATCGTTTTGAAATCAACACCAACTTTCGACAACAACTGGAAGGGGCCGGCCTGCTTTTTTCCGGCGTCAGTCCAGATGGACGTCTGATGGAGATCGTGGAACTGCCGGGTCACCCTTTTTTCCTGGCATGCCAATTTCACCCTGAGTTCAAGTCGCGTCCGCGCGACCCGCACCCCTTGTTTGCCGCCTTCATACAGGCCGGCCTTGCATTCAAGAACATCCATTGA
- the gcvPB gene encoding aminomethyl-transferring glycine dehydrogenase subunit GcvPB, with protein MVIFAKSRPGRRNLIQMPALPDVTPSPLEDIPERFLRRSAPLLPEVSELETVRHYTRLSQLNYAIDTHFYPLGSCTMKYNPRGCHTVATLPGFQQRHPLAPASHGQGVLATLYELQEMLTSITGMAGCSLAPMAGAHGEFAGVAMIRAYHHARGDKGRTEILVPNAAHGTNPATATLCGFTVREIPTDGNGDVDLAALRQAVGPQTAGLMLTNPSTLGVFERRVREIAQVVHAAGGLLYYDGANLNAIVGRVRPGDMGFDAVHLNVHKTFATPHGGGGPGAGPILAHARLQPFLPIPLLGKGEEGYRLLEEEDCPQTMGRVSTFQGNVGILLRAHAYLRLTGVAGLQRIADHATLNANYLMARLQQAGFQVAFPQRRATHEFILTLRHEAHDFGVSALDVAKRLLDHGFYAPTIYFPLLVPECMLIEPTETESREELDRFVAAMTAIRQEAQTNPDMVRRAPHATPVKRLDDTVAARKPDLVWKP; from the coding sequence ATGGTGATCTTCGCAAAAAGCCGGCCCGGTCGCCGCAACCTGATCCAGATGCCCGCTCTGCCGGATGTTACGCCATCCCCCCTGGAGGATATCCCGGAGCGTTTTCTGCGGCGATCAGCCCCGCTTCTGCCGGAGGTGTCCGAACTGGAGACCGTGCGCCATTATACGCGGCTGTCGCAGTTGAATTATGCCATCGACACCCACTTTTATCCGCTTGGCTCCTGCACCATGAAGTACAACCCGCGCGGGTGCCATACCGTGGCCACGTTGCCGGGTTTTCAGCAGCGCCACCCGCTGGCTCCGGCGTCCCATGGTCAGGGAGTCCTGGCCACCCTGTATGAACTCCAGGAGATGCTCACGTCGATCACCGGCATGGCGGGGTGTTCGCTGGCCCCCATGGCCGGAGCCCATGGCGAATTTGCCGGAGTCGCCATGATCCGGGCCTATCACCATGCCCGGGGAGACAAGGGACGCACGGAAATACTCGTTCCCAACGCGGCCCATGGCACCAACCCGGCCACCGCCACCCTGTGCGGCTTTACGGTGCGGGAGATTCCCACCGATGGTAACGGCGATGTCGATCTGGCCGCTTTGCGGCAAGCGGTCGGCCCCCAGACCGCCGGTCTCATGTTGACCAATCCGTCCACCCTGGGCGTCTTTGAGCGCCGGGTACGGGAGATCGCCCAGGTGGTGCATGCCGCCGGCGGACTGCTCTACTACGATGGCGCCAACTTGAATGCCATCGTTGGACGGGTCCGTCCCGGCGATATGGGCTTCGATGCCGTCCACCTGAACGTTCACAAAACTTTCGCCACGCCCCATGGTGGTGGCGGACCCGGGGCCGGCCCCATTTTGGCCCATGCCCGTCTGCAACCTTTCCTGCCCATCCCCCTGTTGGGTAAGGGTGAAGAGGGTTATCGCCTGCTGGAAGAGGAAGATTGCCCCCAGACCATGGGCAGGGTTTCAACCTTTCAGGGCAATGTCGGCATCCTGTTGCGCGCCCATGCCTACCTACGGCTGACGGGTGTCGCCGGCCTGCAACGCATTGCCGATCACGCCACCCTCAACGCCAACTACCTGATGGCTCGTTTGCAACAGGCAGGCTTTCAGGTCGCCTTTCCGCAGCGCCGGGCAACCCATGAGTTCATCCTGACCCTGCGTCATGAAGCCCATGATTTTGGCGTCTCCGCCCTGGATGTCGCCAAACGACTTCTGGACCATGGATTCTATGCCCCAACCATCTACTTTCCGTTGCTGGTTCCGGAGTGTATGCTCATCGAACCAACCGAGACCGAAAGCCGGGAAGAGTTGGACCGCTTCGTGGCCGCCATGACAGCCATTCGTCAGGAGGCCCAAACGAACCCGGATATGGTGCGCCGTGCCCCTCATGCCACCCCGGTCAAACGCCTGGATGACACCGTGGCGGCACGCAAACCCGATCTGGTCTGGAAACCTTGA
- the eno gene encoding phosphopyruvate hydratase codes for MSGIIEVHAREILDSRGNPTVEVDVLTEDGYMGRAAVPSGASTGSREAVELRDGDNKRYLGKGVQKAVQAVNGEIADAIADMEVGDQNAVDAAMIKLDGTENKSRLGANAILGVSMAVAKAAAEEAGLPLYRYLGGANTKLMPVPMMNIINGGSHADNNVDIQEFMIMPLTAKSMAEAVRMGAEVFHNLKKVLKGKNLNTGVGDEGGFAPNLKSNEEALQVIIEAIQKAGYEPGLNKDIALALDCASSEFFDSQSKKYNLSGEGRSMGVDELIEYYKGLCDRYPIISIEDGCDESDWDGWKKLTDVLGKRVQLVGDDLFVTNPKILSEGIKKNIANSILVKVNQIGTLTETLDAVQMAHRAGYTTVISHRSGETEDATIADIAVATNAGQIKTGSLSRSDRIAKYNQLIRIEEELGASAQYRGREVFFNINKS; via the coding sequence ATGAGTGGAATTATCGAAGTACACGCCCGGGAAATCCTCGACTCCCGTGGCAACCCCACCGTCGAAGTGGATGTCCTCACCGAAGACGGCTACATGGGACGGGCCGCAGTGCCCTCCGGAGCCTCCACCGGCAGCCGCGAGGCCGTGGAGCTGCGTGATGGTGACAACAAACGCTACCTGGGTAAAGGGGTGCAGAAGGCCGTCCAGGCAGTGAATGGTGAAATCGCCGACGCCATCGCCGACATGGAAGTGGGTGATCAAAACGCCGTCGACGCCGCCATGATCAAACTGGACGGCACCGAGAACAAATCCCGCCTGGGCGCCAATGCCATTCTGGGCGTCTCTATGGCCGTGGCCAAAGCCGCCGCCGAAGAGGCCGGATTGCCGCTCTATCGCTATCTCGGCGGGGCCAACACCAAATTGATGCCAGTCCCCATGATGAACATCATCAATGGTGGCTCCCATGCCGACAACAACGTCGACATCCAAGAGTTCATGATCATGCCCTTGACGGCCAAGAGCATGGCCGAGGCCGTGCGCATGGGCGCCGAGGTGTTCCACAACCTGAAAAAGGTTCTCAAGGGCAAAAATCTCAACACCGGCGTCGGTGACGAAGGTGGCTTTGCGCCCAACCTGAAATCCAACGAAGAGGCCTTGCAGGTCATCATCGAGGCCATCCAGAAAGCCGGTTACGAGCCCGGCCTGAACAAGGATATCGCCCTGGCCCTGGACTGCGCATCCTCCGAGTTTTTCGACAGCCAGAGCAAAAAATACAACCTCTCCGGTGAGGGCCGTTCCATGGGTGTGGACGAACTCATCGAGTACTACAAGGGACTCTGCGACCGCTATCCCATCATCTCCATCGAAGACGGCTGCGATGAGTCCGACTGGGATGGTTGGAAAAAGCTCACCGATGTCCTGGGCAAGCGGGTCCAGTTGGTGGGGGACGATCTTTTCGTCACCAACCCGAAAATCCTGTCGGAAGGGATCAAGAAAAATATTGCCAACTCCATCCTGGTCAAGGTCAACCAGATCGGTACCCTGACCGAAACCCTGGATGCCGTCCAAATGGCCCATCGCGCCGGTTACACCACGGTCATTTCCCATCGCTCCGGCGAGACCGAAGATGCCACCATCGCCGATATCGCCGTGGCAACCAACGCTGGTCAAATCAAAACCGGATCCCTCAGCCGTTCCGACCGCATTGCCAAATATAATCAGCTCATCCGCATCGAGGAGGAGCTGGGCGCTTCCGCACAATACCGGGGCCGTGAAGTCTTCTTCAATATCAACAAGTCGTAG
- a CDS encoding MerR family transcriptional regulator, whose product METPLTPTDDMVKIGVVAEKLGISIRTIHMYEREGLFIAHKNRAGTRSFSKRDVEWLVELRKLIKSGISIPGIRRLMSLIPCWETRECHFTGKQNCPVITDNNAPCWANRENECTENSQECRECEVYAKRFCIGMLKSHLDIRFKGSPVSPEPPQVGLYS is encoded by the coding sequence ATGGAAACACCTTTGACGCCAACGGATGATATGGTTAAAATCGGCGTGGTCGCCGAAAAGCTGGGTATTTCCATTCGCACCATTCACATGTACGAGCGGGAAGGTTTGTTCATCGCCCACAAAAATCGAGCCGGAACGAGATCCTTCAGCAAACGGGATGTCGAATGGCTTGTGGAGTTGCGCAAGCTGATCAAATCGGGCATCAGCATTCCGGGCATCCGGCGGTTGATGTCGCTGATTCCTTGTTGGGAAACCCGGGAGTGCCACTTTACAGGCAAGCAAAACTGCCCGGTGATTACCGACAACAACGCCCCCTGTTGGGCCAACAGGGAAAACGAATGTACGGAAAATTCCCAGGAATGCCGCGAGTGTGAGGTCTATGCCAAACGCTTCTGCATCGGCATGCTGAAAAGCCACCTGGATATTCGCTTCAAAGGCTCTCCCGTCAGCCCCGAGCCTCCCCAGGTTGGTTTATACTCTTGA
- the gcvPA gene encoding aminomethyl-transferring glycine dehydrogenase subunit GcvPA: MPFIPHTDADVRDMLTVIGVTGMDDLFAEIPQELRRETPVSLPPPLNEMALNQLMEGRAAQDGSKLCFTGAGAYLHHIPAAVWEIATRGEFYSAYTPYQAEASQGTLQTLYEYQTMMASLTGMDVSNASLYDGATALGEAVLMAVRAHPQGARRILLPATVHPRYRAVTRTMVVAQGIELVEIPFCSQGGHLAPEALSAHAATPFAAMVIQQPNFFGTLEEVDILTDWAQAHGALVVAVVNPATLGVLAPPGAWGKKGADIACGDGQPLGAPLASGGPYFGFLCAKTPLLRQMPGRIVGRTTDREGKSGFVLTLQAREQHIRRSKATSNICSNQGLMTIAATIHMALLGPEGLRRVGLACHAHLRLLLERLAAIPGVKVLFDRPRFHEAVIELPRPVATVVEALAREGIAGGYPLTKDYPALGESLLVCTTECHTPEAMDHFATRLQKILEM, translated from the coding sequence ATGCCCTTCATTCCCCACACCGACGCAGATGTGCGTGACATGCTGACGGTGATCGGCGTCACCGGCATGGATGACCTGTTCGCCGAGATTCCCCAGGAGCTGCGTCGGGAAACTCCGGTCAGCCTCCCCCCACCCCTGAACGAAATGGCCCTGAACCAACTCATGGAGGGACGGGCCGCCCAGGATGGTTCCAAACTCTGCTTCACAGGCGCCGGGGCCTATCTGCACCACATTCCCGCCGCAGTCTGGGAGATCGCCACACGCGGCGAATTCTACAGCGCCTATACCCCCTACCAGGCGGAAGCGAGCCAGGGAACCCTGCAAACCCTCTACGAATATCAGACCATGATGGCCTCCCTGACCGGGATGGATGTCAGCAATGCCTCCCTGTACGACGGAGCCACAGCCCTGGGCGAGGCCGTCCTGATGGCCGTGCGCGCCCATCCCCAGGGGGCGCGGCGTATTTTGCTGCCCGCCACCGTCCACCCCCGTTACCGGGCCGTGACCCGAACCATGGTTGTCGCACAAGGCATCGAACTGGTGGAAATCCCGTTCTGCTCACAGGGAGGGCACCTCGCCCCGGAAGCTCTCTCCGCACATGCCGCCACTCCCTTTGCCGCCATGGTCATCCAGCAGCCCAACTTTTTCGGTACCCTGGAAGAGGTCGATATCCTGACCGACTGGGCACAGGCCCATGGCGCCCTGGTCGTTGCCGTGGTCAATCCGGCAACATTGGGTGTGTTGGCTCCCCCTGGCGCCTGGGGCAAGAAAGGGGCCGACATCGCCTGCGGCGACGGACAGCCCCTCGGCGCGCCCCTCGCCTCCGGCGGCCCCTACTTTGGCTTTCTTTGCGCCAAAACGCCCCTGCTCCGTCAAATGCCGGGCCGCATCGTCGGGCGCACCACCGATCGGGAAGGCAAGAGCGGTTTCGTGCTAACCCTCCAGGCGCGGGAACAACATATCCGCCGCTCCAAGGCCACCTCGAACATCTGCTCCAACCAGGGGTTGATGACCATTGCCGCCACCATCCACATGGCCCTGCTCGGACCGGAAGGGCTGCGGCGTGTCGGGCTTGCCTGTCATGCCCATCTGCGCCTGCTCCTGGAACGCCTGGCTGCCATTCCGGGGGTCAAGGTTCTGTTCGACCGTCCCCGCTTCCACGAGGCCGTCATCGAGTTGCCACGTCCCGTCGCCACGGTCGTGGAGGCCTTGGCTCGCGAGGGTATCGCCGGTGGCTACCCCTTGACCAAGGATTATCCCGCTCTCGGTGAGAGCCTCCTGGTGTGTACCACGGAGTGCCATACCCCGGAGGCCATGGATCATTTTGCCACCCGGCTGCAAAAAATTCTGGAGATGTGA
- the kdsA gene encoding 3-deoxy-8-phosphooctulonate synthase, with protein MAAETLPRIVSVGPVLFGQQCPLAIIAGPCVIEGREFALRCAEQLLKISVRLGVPMVFKSSFDKANRTSLNGFRGVGMEEGLSILQAVRERTGLPVVTDVHDAPQARSVANVVDMLQTPAFLCRQTDFIQAVAATGCPVNLKKGQFLAPEDMARVAEKAASTGNDKLLLCERGTTFGYRDLVVDMRALAVMATTGYPVIFDATHSVQRPGGMGSASGGERRFVTPLARAAVAVGVAGIFLETHPDPDQAPCDGPNMVPLAELEPFLASLKRLDEVQKNR; from the coding sequence ATGGCCGCTGAAACACTGCCTCGTATCGTCTCTGTCGGACCGGTCCTTTTTGGCCAGCAATGCCCCCTGGCGATTATAGCTGGCCCGTGCGTCATCGAGGGACGAGAGTTTGCGCTGCGCTGTGCGGAGCAGTTGCTAAAAATCTCCGTCCGACTCGGCGTTCCCATGGTTTTCAAATCCTCTTTTGACAAGGCCAACCGCACCTCCCTGAACGGCTTTCGCGGCGTCGGCATGGAAGAGGGATTATCCATCCTGCAAGCCGTCCGGGAACGTACCGGCTTGCCCGTGGTCACCGATGTCCACGACGCCCCACAAGCCAGAAGCGTTGCAAACGTGGTCGACATGTTGCAAACTCCGGCCTTCCTGTGTCGGCAGACCGATTTCATCCAGGCCGTTGCGGCCACAGGATGTCCGGTCAACCTGAAAAAGGGTCAATTTTTGGCGCCGGAGGATATGGCGCGCGTCGCGGAAAAGGCGGCAAGCACAGGAAATGACAAGTTGTTGTTGTGTGAAAGAGGCACCACGTTCGGGTATCGGGATCTGGTTGTGGACATGCGTGCCCTGGCTGTCATGGCCACAACAGGGTATCCGGTCATCTTCGACGCGACCCACTCGGTGCAACGCCCGGGGGGAATGGGTTCGGCTTCTGGGGGAGAACGACGTTTCGTCACCCCCCTGGCCCGGGCTGCCGTGGCCGTCGGGGTGGCTGGCATCTTTCTGGAAACGCATCCCGATCCCGACCAGGCGCCGTGCGACGGCCCCAACATGGTGCCGTTGGCGGAATTGGAACCATTTTTGGCAAGCCTGAAGAGGCTGGATGAGGTCCAAAAAAACAGGTAA
- the gcvT gene encoding glycine cleavage system aminomethyltransferase GcvT: protein MLRRTPLYDQHLARGAKMVDFAGWEMPLHYGSQVREHHIVRRSCGAFDVSHMGVVDLDGPDATAFLRFLLANDVGRLAPTDGKALYGVMLNEQGGVVDDLITYRTGTEEYRLVINAGTRDKDLAWIRTAASAHAVTIRERTDLAMVAVQGPRARELLPLAFSPPLAGQIQGLGVFRAMRDHEIFIARTGYTGEDGFEIILPQAGVSDLWETLLNVGVAPVGLGARDTLRLEAGLNLYGSDMNDATHPLECGLTWTIAWEPVQRNFIGRAALEPLWGKPTPRKRTGLILEGPGVLRDHQKVMLDGRQVGELTSGSFSPTLGVGIALARVDQSVREGDLCQVEMRGRTQPARAVRPPFVRAGKPVHGNR, encoded by the coding sequence ATGCTGCGGCGAACACCGCTTTACGACCAACACTTGGCCCGTGGGGCCAAAATGGTTGATTTTGCAGGCTGGGAGATGCCATTGCACTATGGTTCCCAGGTCCGGGAGCATCACATCGTGCGCCGAAGCTGCGGCGCTTTTGATGTCTCCCACATGGGGGTCGTCGATCTGGACGGTCCCGACGCCACGGCGTTTCTGCGCTTCTTGTTGGCCAACGACGTTGGCCGCCTCGCCCCAACCGATGGCAAAGCACTGTATGGTGTCATGCTCAACGAACAGGGCGGGGTGGTGGATGATCTCATCACCTATCGCACCGGGACCGAGGAGTACCGTCTGGTCATCAACGCCGGCACCCGTGACAAGGATTTGGCTTGGATCCGCACCGCAGCCTCCGCGCATGCCGTCACCATCCGGGAGCGCACCGACCTGGCCATGGTGGCGGTGCAGGGACCGCGGGCACGGGAACTCCTCCCCCTCGCCTTCTCCCCTCCTCTGGCTGGTCAAATCCAGGGGTTGGGCGTGTTTCGGGCCATGCGCGATCACGAAATCTTCATAGCCCGGACCGGATATACCGGAGAAGACGGCTTTGAAATCATCCTGCCCCAGGCAGGGGTGTCCGACCTTTGGGAAACACTCCTGAACGTCGGCGTGGCGCCGGTCGGATTGGGGGCCAGAGACACCCTGCGCCTGGAAGCCGGGTTGAACCTGTACGGGTCCGACATGAACGACGCCACCCATCCCCTGGAGTGCGGTTTGACCTGGACCATCGCCTGGGAGCCCGTTCAGCGCAACTTTATCGGTCGCGCCGCCCTGGAACCCCTCTGGGGAAAACCCACCCCACGCAAACGAACAGGTCTGATCCTGGAAGGACCGGGTGTGCTGCGTGATCATCAAAAAGTCATGCTGGATGGTCGGCAGGTGGGCGAATTGACCAGTGGCAGTTTTTCCCCCACCCTGGGTGTGGGCATCGCCCTGGCCCGGGTCGATCAGAGCGTCCGCGAGGGGGATCTCTGCCAGGTGGAGATGCGCGGCAGAACCCAACCCGCCCGTGCGGTGCGTCCACCTTTTGTGCGGGCCGGCAAACCGGTCCACGGCAACCGATAA
- a CDS encoding CoA pyrophosphatase yields the protein MTLSALSPAVISDRLLHGEPHDCMDPKVDVSSPSLRLAAVLVPLIRDQDHWDLLLIRRTQAVSHHKGQIAFPGGKWESEDGSFLATALRETHEELGIGPDTVQILGSLPQRVTLSTGFLIHPFVGQLQTPLRLRPALQEVAQILTVPLELFQDPARHEAIIDADSGFVHHRYFYQEHVIWGATASIIQRFVELLDTPPSSSGCPVGKTCVL from the coding sequence GTGACCCTCTCTGCTCTCTCCCCCGCAGTCATCTCGGACCGGTTGCTGCATGGCGAGCCACATGACTGCATGGATCCCAAGGTCGATGTTTCCTCCCCCTCTCTCCGTCTGGCTGCGGTTCTCGTACCCCTGATTCGGGATCAAGACCACTGGGATTTGCTGCTGATTCGCCGCACCCAGGCGGTTTCGCACCACAAGGGGCAGATCGCTTTTCCGGGCGGCAAGTGGGAGAGCGAGGATGGCAGCTTTCTCGCCACGGCCTTGCGGGAAACCCACGAAGAGCTGGGCATTGGCCCCGATACCGTCCAGATTTTGGGATCCCTTCCCCAACGGGTGACGCTCTCCACCGGATTTCTGATTCACCCCTTCGTCGGGCAGTTGCAAACCCCTCTTCGGTTGCGCCCGGCGCTCCAGGAGGTGGCCCAGATTTTGACCGTGCCACTGGAATTGTTCCAGGATCCTGCCCGACACGAAGCCATCATCGACGCTGATTCCGGCTTTGTCCATCACCGTTACTTCTACCAGGAGCATGTCATCTGGGGAGCCACGGCCAGCATCATCCAACGATTTGTCGAATTGCTCGACACTCCGCCCTCCTCTTCTGGTTGCCCGGTTGGTAAAACATGCGTATTGTGA